The Girardinichthys multiradiatus isolate DD_20200921_A chromosome 6, DD_fGirMul_XY1, whole genome shotgun sequence genome window below encodes:
- the LOC124870031 gene encoding transmembrane protein 200A-like translates to MIATGGLLRMNRRQDSLRSKNRAENKRKRKSKKKKKNDVVVVKGKLNLCSPAGLVAAVGVVILMVGISMAVLGYWPSQSQQEYQERRRIGAFHNSKMSYSRSPPSNATHVRHSSTQTNVSNQSHSNSSIPDPTPHCGILCDFLDNYLYSDNLKVLGPLVMGIGIFLFICANAVLHENRDKKTKIINLRDIYSTVIDLHSIRSKEYSPLNGLVNYTQSRTAEGPSASFPASGALTRSSWPSTGLHLKGESDTNEMFRRSSLSSRPRSFSRDVQSFTDTVYSIYKDYSNSREQAPQPRQWETTSIVTSSVNAFTLPVIKLNNCDVEESERVEAEGRSEEEVIIETAAENIREEGHGSSSHCVDVDGMQREAAATDPPPPHQSQEDISTETGNQQGAPQSQPHAHWTQLFPPKPVSTATGSNMSLNFFAEQPRLARRCSLSVSGRRQTDRVRRFSCPRLERSNSKGYIKLADLGGDSFEAPDTHTSSVAADRAAEIDATVAGEEGAQGGEDSVTPSNSATEP, encoded by the coding sequence ATGATTGCCACCGGTGGCCTGCTGCGCATGAACAGGAGGCAGGATTCTCTCCGCTCCAAAAATCGAGCTGAAAATAAGCGGAAACGGAAatccaagaagaagaagaagaatgatgTGGTGGTCGTGAAGGGAAAACTCAATCTCTGCTCGCCAGCTGGTTTGGTGGCTGCTGTTGGAGTTGTAATTCTCATGGTTGGGATTTCCATGGCCGTGTTGGGTTactggcccagccagagtcaaCAGGAGTACCAGGAGCGCCGCAGAATTGGTGCGTTCCACAACAGCAAGATGAGCTACTCCAGAAGCCCACCGTCTAACGCGACCCATGTGAGGCATTCCTCTACGCAAACAAATGTGTCAAACCAGAGCCATTCCAACAGCAGCATCCCTGACCCCACTCCCCACTGTGGTATCCTCTGTGACTTCCTGGATAATTACCTTTACTCAGACAATCTGAAAGTCTTAGGACCGCTGGTAATGGGAATCGGCATTTTCCTCTTTATCTGTGCCAACGCCGTCCTCCATGAAAACCGAGACAAGAAAACCAAAATCATTAACCTGAGAGATATCTACTCCACAGTGATTGACCTGCATAGCATACGCTCAAAGGAGTACTCACCTCTGAACGGCCTGGTGAACTACACTCAATCAAGGACTGCCGAGGGCCCCTCTGCTTCATTCCCAGCGAGTGGGGCACTCACACGTAGCTCCTGGCCTTCCACCGGACTCCATCTGAAGGGGGAGTCAGATACCAATGAGATGTTTAGACGCTCCTCTCTATCCAGCAGGCCACGTAGTTTCTCCAGAGATGTGCAGAGCTTTACAGATACTGTCTACAGCATCTACAAAGACTACAGCAATAGTAGAGAGCAGGCCCCGCAGCCTCGGCAGTGGGAGACCACCtccattgtcacctcctctgtAAACGCTTTCACGCTGCCAGTGATCAAACTTAACAACTGTGACGTAGAGGAGTCAGAGAGAGTGGAGGCAGAAGGGCGCTCAGAGGAAGAGGTTATAATTGAGACTGCTGCCGAGAACATTAGGGAGGAAGGACATGGCAGCAGCAGCCATTGTGTTGACGTGGATGGTATGCAGAGGGAAGCAGCGGCGACGGACCCCCCACCTCCCCATCAGAGTCAGGAGGACATAAGCACAGAGACGGGCAATCAACAGGGGGCGCCACAGTCTCAGCCTCATGCACATTGGACCCAGCTGTTTCCTCCAAAGCCTGTTTCCACGGCAACAGGCTCAAATATGTCGCTAAACTTCTTCGCAGAGCAGCCGAGGCTCGCCCGCCGCTGCAGCCTGTCTGTGTCTGGGAGACGTCAAACTGACAGAGTGAGGCGTTTCAGCTGCCCCCGACTGGAGCGCTCAAACAGCAAGGGCTACATCAAACTAGCTGACCTTGGGGGCGACTCCTTCGAAGCCCCCGACACGCACACATCTTCGGTGGCCGCAGATCGGGCAGCAGAAATAGATGCAACGGTGGCGGGAGAGGAAGGAGCTCAAGGAGGGGAAGATTCAGTGACACCCAGCAATTCAGCGACAGAACCCTAG